One Streptomyces sp. CG4 genomic window, CGCCGCCCTTTCACCGGACACCGACGACCCGCTGACGGGCGTGGACCAGGACCGTGCGAACGTGGCCGATCTGGTCGAACAGACGCGTGTCGTCACACTCGACGAGGACGACTACCGCTGACCTCCGACCTCGGCCACCACCGACCTCGACACGGTCCCGCGGCCGCGCGAGGAGCAGGGTGCCGCTTCCGCCGCCGTCCGGTACGTGAAATTCTGCGCTCGCACCGCGCACACCACGGTTACCGAAAAGTACGATGGCCGCGCGGCTGAGACCGCGAAATGGACGACTTTGGGAGGCGGCGTGACAGCCATCGAGCAAACTGAGGCGGCCCGCCCGCGTGGCACCCGTCTGCCGCGCCGAGCCCGACGGAACCAGCTCCTGGGCGCGGCCCAGGAGGTCTTCGTCGCGCAGGGCTATCACGCCGCGGCGATGGACGACATCGCCGAGCGGGCCGGCGTGAGCAAGCCGGTGCTCTACCAGCACTTCCCCGGCAAGCTCGACCTGTATCTGGCCCTGCTGGACCAGCACTGCGAGGCGCTGATCCAGTCGGTGCGGGGCGCGCTGGCCTCGACGACCGACAACAAGCAGCGCGTCCGGGCCACGATGGACGCCTATTTCGCGTACGTCGAGGACGACGGCGGCGCCTTCCGGCTGGTCTTCGAGTCGGACCTGACGAACGAGCCCGCGGTCCGCGAGCGCGTCGACAAGGTCACGAACGACTGCGCCGAGGCGATCTGCGAGGTGATCGCCGAGGACACCGGTCTGTCGCGCGCGGAGTCGATGCTGCTCGCCTCCGGCCTCGGCGGTCTCGCCCAGGTGGTGGCCCGCTCCTGGCTGCACAGCGACCGCAGCGTGCCGCGCGACCAGGCGGTTCAGCTGCTGGCCTCGCTGGCCTGGCGGGGCATCGCCGGCTTCCCGCTGCACGGCACCCAACACCACTGACGGCCTTTTGTTCCCGCGCCCTGTTCGCTGACGGCGTTCCGGCCCGCAGCGTGTGCGTCCCCTCACCGGACTAATGTGTGCTGGGTACGGCGCGGAAGATCGCGCACATCAGTGACCGTCGGAGGGACAAAGCCGTGGAGGTCAAGATCGGCGTGCAGTACGCGCCCCGCGAGATCGTTCTGGAGAGCGGTCAGAGCGTCGAGGAGGTCGAGCGTCTGGTGTCCGACGCCCTGTCCGGCAAGACGCAGCTGCTGAGCCTCCAGGACGAGAAGGGCCGCAAGGTCCTGGTGCCGACCGACCGCCTGGCGTACGTGGAGATCGGCGAGCCGACTGTGCGCAAGGTGGGGTTCGGCGCCCTGTAGGCCGTCGTAGTGAAAAGGGCCTGGCGGCCGCGTGCCGCCGGGCCCTTTCGCATGAGGCGGGCACCCGGTCCCCCCTAGGCTTCTCCATGAACTGTGCGCACAGTTGGCGCACAACTCCTCCACAGCGGAGGATTGCAATCCGCAGGTCACGGGTATGACGGGCTACGACCGTATCTGGGCAGACCGGCCGTGGGAGGGACCCCGACATGATCCTGGAAGCACTCGGATCCGCAGTGCTCGGTCTGATCCTCGCCGGGGCGGCGGTCTACCGCCTGTCCCACCGGCTCCCGGCCCGCCCGCTGGTCCTCTCGACAGGCGTGGCCGGCGCCCTCTTCGGCGACTTCGTCACGCACACCGCTCTGGGCCCCGGCGCCGCCTGGCTGAGCCTCCTGGGCGCCGCGGTCATCGCCGCGGCCTCCCTGTCCCTCCTGCTGCGCCCGTCAGCGGGCCTACGCCGACGATCAGCGACGGCGTAGCACCGGCGCCTCTACAACGGGCGCAAGGACACCCCGGACACCCCCTAGGGGCGCGGGGCTGTGCTTGATATGCGGCTCCGCCGCGTGGGCGCGACAAGCCACAACAGACCCGCAGCCGCGCAACTCCCCGCAACCACCCCCACAGGGCGCTACGCCGCCAAGCCCAGCGCAGCCATCCGCTTCGTGTGCGCCTCGGTGATCCGCGAGAACATCCGCCCGACCTCCGCGAGATCGAACCCGTCGGCCACCCCGCCCACGAGCATCGTGGACAGCGCGTCCCGGTCGGCGACCACCCGCTGGGACTGCGACAGCGCCTCGCCCATCAGCCGCCGCGCCCACAGCGCCAGCCGGCCGCCCACGCGCGGGTCGGCGTCGATGGCGGCCCGCACCTTCTCCACCGCGAACTCGGCGTGCCCGGTGTCGTCGAGAACGGCCAGAACCAGTTCCCGGGTGTCGGAGTCGAGCCGGGCCGCGACCTCCCGGTAGAAGTCGCTCGCGATCGAGTCGCCGACGTAGGCCTTGACCAGGCCCTCCAGCCAGTCCGAGGGCGCGGTCTGCTTGTGGAAGCCGTCGAGCGCGGCGACGAACGGGTCCATCGCGGCCGTCGGCTCCTCGCCGACCTCGGTCAGCCGGTCCCGCAGCCGCTCGAAGTGGTGGAACTCGGCCGAGGCCATCTTCGCCAGCTCCGCCTTGTCCGCGAGGGTCGGCGCCAGCTTCGCGTCCTCCGCGAGCCGCTCGAACGCCGCCAGCTCCCCGTACGCGAGCGCGCCGAGCAGGTCCACGACGGCGGCGCGGTAGTGCGGGTCGGCGGAGGCCTGCGCCCAGTCCTGGGCGGCGACGCCCGTGGGCGCTGCGGAGTCGTTCTCAGGCTTGTCAGAGCTAGTCATGAGCCGCACAATAGTCCGCTCGCGTGGCCCCGGAAGGTGCTGGTGGATCAGTGTGACCACCATGACGTGACCAAATCGGCCATCGCATGTGCGTGAATCCGGGGTATGGTGGTAATGCGCCTGCCAGAGTGCGTCGACGGTGTTCGACGTCTCCCGACAGGGCGCACGCATGAGGATGCCCGGTCGGTGGCCCGATCGGCTCCGACCCGACAGCCCTCCCTGGCCGTACGGCGAAGACCGTACGACGACAGGAGGGACCCTCAGCGGTACGAGCGCTAGAGCGTCGGCAGAGGTCCCGTGCTTTACGGCTTGCCCGAGTGGTTCGCCCGTACGGCAGCCGACGTCCCCGGCACGGTCAGTCATGACCCCCGCGCTCGCCTCGCACCGCGCACACAGAAGAGGCATGACCCTGACTACGACGTTTCGAGAACTCGGAATCCTTCCCGAGACCGCCGAGGCCCTGGAGGCCGTCGGCATCATCACTCCCTTCCCCATCCAGGAGATGACGCTCCCCGTCGCCCTTTCCGGCACGGACGTCATCGGCCAGGCCAAGACCGGCACCGGCAAGACGCTGGGCTTCGGTCTTCCGCTCCTGGAGCGCGTCACCGTCCCCGCCGACGTCGAGGCCGGACGCGCCGCCCCCGAGGCCCTCACCGACGCCCCGCAGGCCCTCGTCGTCGTCCCCACGCGCGAGCTGTGCACCCAGGTCACCAACGACCTGCTGACGGCCGGCAAGGTCCGTAACGTACGGGTGACCGCGATCTACGGCGGCCGGGCCTACGAGCCGCAGGTGGAGGCCCTGAAGAAGGGCGTCGACGTCATCGTCGGCACCCCGGGCCGGCTGCTCGACCTCGCGGGCCAGAAGAAGCTCAACCTGAAGCATGTCAAGTGCCTGGTCCTCGACGAGGCCGACGAGATGCTCGACCTGGGCTTCCTGCCCGACGTCGAGAAGATCATCGACATGCTGCCGGTCAAGCGCCAGACCATGCTGTTCTCGGCGACCATGCCGGGCGCGGTCATCGGCCTCGCGCGCCGCTACATGTCCCGGCCCACGCACATCCGCGCCACCGCGCCGGACGACGAGGGCGCGACGGTCGCGAACATCAAGCAGTTCGTCTACCGCGCGCACAACATGGACAAGCCGGAGATGGTGGCCCGCATCCTGCAGGCCGAGGGCCGCGGACTGGCGATGATCTTCTGCCGCACCAAGCGCACGGCCGCCGACATCGCCGAGCAGCTGCAGCGCCGCGGGTTCGCCTCCGGCGCGGTCCACGGCGACCTTGGCCAGGGCGCCCGCGAGCAGGCGCTGCGCGCCTTCCGCAACGGCAAGGTGGACGTCCTCGTCTGCACCGACGTCGCCGCTCGCGGCATCGACGTCGAGGGCGTGACCCACGTCATCAACTACCAGTCCCCCGAGGACGAGAAGACGTACCTGCACCGGGTCGGCCGTACCGGCCGCGCGGGCGCCAAGGGTACGGCGATCACGTTCGTCGACTGGGACGACATCCCGCGCTGGCAGCTGATCAACAAGGCGCTGGAGCTGGACTTCAACGACCCGGTGGAGACGTACTCGAGCTCCCCGCACCTGTTCTCCGACCTCGACATCCCCGCGGGCACGAAGGGTGTTCTGCCGCGTTCGGAGCGGACCCGTGCGGGTCTGGAGGCGGAGGAGCTGGAGGACCTCGGCGAGACCGGTGGTCGCGGTGCGCGCGGTCGCGGTGGCCGGGGTGAGCGCGGTGGCCGTGGCGGCCGCGCCGAGTCCGGCGCCGCCTCGGCGGAGCGCGAGGGTCCGTCCCGCACGCCGCGCCGGCGCCGCCGCACGCGCGGTGGCACTCCGCTGGATGCCACCACCGACGCTACGACTGCTCCGACGCCGGTCGCCGAGTCCGGCCCGGCGGACGAGTCCCCGACGGCACCCCGCGCCCTGCGCCGCCGTCGCCGCACGCGCGGCGGGGTCACGCCGCAGCCGGTGCCGGCCACCGAGGCCGCCGACTCTGCCGTGGAGACGGTGGACACGGTGGAGGCTCCGGCCCTGCCGGACGCCCCGGAGAAGCCGCGCCGCCGTCGTACCCGCAAGTCGGCGGAGCCGACGGTGACGGCGCCGGTCGAGACTGTGGTCGAGCCCGCGGCGGAGCCGGTGGCCGAGACGACGGTGACGGTGACGGAGGCCGTGGCGGCGTCCGACACCGCGACCGTGGAAGCACCGGAGGCGAAGCCGCGTCGCCGCACCCGCAAGACCAGTGCGGAGACGGCCGTAGCCACGGCCGAGTCCACCGAGAACACGGACGAGGCCACCCCCGCGCCCAAGCCGCGCCGCACCCGCAAGACGGCGGCAGCTGCCGAAGCCGCGGTGGACACCGCCGAAGCCACGGAGACCAAGCCGCGCCGCACCCGCAAGACAGCGGCAGCTGCCGAAGCTCCGGAAGCCCCCGAAGCGGAAGCCAAGCCCCGCCGCACCCGCAAGACGGCAGCAGCGGCCGAGGCCGCAGTGGACACCGCGGAAGCGACCGAGGCCAAGCCGCGCCGCACTCGCAAGACCGCGGCAGCTGCCGAGGCTCCGGAAGCCACCGAAGCCGAGGCCAAGCCCCGCCGCACCCGGAAAACGGCCGCCACCGCGGCCGTGGACACCGCCGAGGGCACGGAAGCCAAGCCGCGCCGCACGCGGAAGACGGCCGCGGCCGCCGAGGCTCCGGAAGCCGAGGCCAAGCCCCGCCGCACCCGCAAGAGCACGGCAGCCGCCGAGGCCACCGACACGGCCGAAGCCACCGAGGCCAAGCCCCGCCGCACCCGCAAGACCGCGGCAGCTGCCGAAGCCCCGGAAGCCGAGGCCAAGCCGCGCCGCACCCGTAAGACGGCTGCTGCCGTCACGGACGTGGACGGTGCCGCCGAGGTGGCCGTGCCGAAGGTGCGGCGGACTCGTAAGGCCGTCGCCGAGACGGCCGGTGCGGAGATCCCGGCGCAGGCCACCGAGGAGCCGGAGGCCAAGCCGCGGCGCCGTACACGCAAGGCCGCGGCGGCCGTCGAGGTCACCGAAGGCTGATCCGGCACCCCGTCACCGACGGCCCGGCCCACTCTCTGTGGGCCGGGCCGTCGTGCATTCGGCACACCGCCACCCCGACGACACCCGGAGCCCCCACCGCGGCCCGCCACAACCCGCCTCCCGGCACGGCCAACTCCTTTCCCTACCGCGCCCACAGCCGCCCGTCATCCCCTCCTCCCGCACGCCCCCTACGGCCGGACACGGCCCGCATCCCCACCGGCCCCCATCGCAGCCGAACGGCCTCCCCTCCTGCCGCGCCCCCAGCCCGCCTCGGTCACCTCCCCGCCATCCACACCGCGCCCGGCGCACCTCCCCCTGCCCCGCCCACACGAGCCCAGCCCGGGCTGCCCCCTACCGCACCCACCGCAGGCTGCCCCAGCCGCCTCCTCACCGCCCCCATCGCAGCCGAACGGCCTCCCCTCCTGCCGCGCCCCCAGCCCGCCTCGGTCACCTCCCCGCCATCCACACCGCGCCCGGCGCACCTCCCCCTGCCCCGCCCACACGAGCCCAGCCCGGGCTGCCCCCTACCGCACCCACCGCAGGCTGCCCCAGCCGCCTCCTCACCGCCCCCATCGCAGCCGAACGGCCTCCCCTCCTGCCGCGTCCCCAACCCGCCTCGGTCACCTCCCCGCCATCCACACCACAGCCCGGCACACCTCCCCCGCCCCGCCCACCGAGCCCAGCCCGGCTGCCTCCCCACCGTGCCCACCGCAGGGCCGCCCCGGCCGCCTCCTCGCCGCCCCCAGCGCACCTGCCACGGCCCTTCCCCTGCCGCGCCCCACCCCGGCCCACCTCCCCACCGCGCCCACCGCACCGCCTCCCTGCCGTCCCCCCTCACCCCAGCCGCCTCCCAGCCGTCCTCCCTCGACCGATAGCCTCTCCCCCATGAGCAGGCCCGCCACCTTTGTTCCGCCGCCCGGTGCTCGTGCGTACTCCTTGGGGACCGTGCGTGGGGAGTTCGCCGTGGTCGACTCTCCCGTGGCCGACGGGGTCGAGCCGCGGGGGGTCGCGCTGTTGTTGCCGGGGTTCACCGGGAGCAAGGAGGACTTCAATCCGCTGCATGTGCCGCTGGCGCGGCGCGGGTATCGGACCGTGGCCGTCGACGGGCGCGGGCAGTACGAGTCGGACGGGCCCGACGCCGATGAATCCGCCTATGCGCAGCGGGAGTTGGCGCGGGACGTGGTGGCGCAGGCCGAGGCGCTCGGTCGGCCGGTGCATCTGCTGGGGCACTCCCTGGGCGGGCAGATCTCGCGCGCGGCCGTGCTGCTCGACCACGCCCCCTTCCGCTCACTGACCCTCATGGCCTCCGGCCCCGCGCAGATCTCGGAGTCACAGCAGCAGCGCGTGAAGCTGCTGCGGGACGCGCTCGCGGTGATGAGCATGGCCGACGTGTGGGACGCGATCCAGGCGATGGAGACGCCCGAGGAGACCGAGACGGCGGCACTCGACGACGGTCTCGACGACCGGGACGACCTGCGGCGCCGCTGGCTGGGCACCAAGTCCGCCCAACTCCTCGCCACCGGGCGACAGTTGTGCACGGAGCCGGACCGCGTCGCGGAACTGGCCGCCGTACCGCTGCCGTTCCACGTCCTGTCGGGTGCGCGGGACGACACCTGGCCGTTGCCCCTGCTGGACGACATGGCCCTGCGGCTGCGCGCGCGGCGCACGGTGATCGAGGACGCCGAGCACTCCCCCAACACCGACCAGCCCCTGGCCACGGCCCGCGCGATCGCCGACTTCTGGGACACCGCCGCCGTCGAACGCCGCTAGCGACGCCGTCAGTACTGCCCCTGCAGATGGTCCCAGAAGCCGTCCCTGAGGGCTCGGCGGAGGTCCGCCTGGCCGCGCAGGGAGTACTGCAGCAGACCCTCGGCCTCGACCAGCAGGTCCTGGTCGACGGAGCCGGGGAGGTAGGGGTGACCGGGCAGGAGGTCGGCCAGGGACTCGCGGCCCCGGGCGGCCAGCCATTTCGCCGCGATCTGGGCGCCGACGAAGCGGACGTTCTCGCGGGTGGGGCGGGTGCCGGTGGTGGCCTCGTAGGCGGCGGCCGTGCGGCGGGAGACGTACGGCTTGAAGAAGTCGAGGTCGAGGGTGCGCTGGCTGTCGACCTCCCAGAGGAGGGGTTCCGCCTGGTTACGGCCCTCGGGGGCCTCGATGCCCCAGAGGTGGACCCGGGCGCCGTACCCCTGCGCCGCCTCGACCGCCGAGACCAGGTCCTCGTCGCCGCCGAGGAGCGCCGCGTCGCTGATGGCGCGGTGCCGGGCCAGGGACTCCAGGTCGGAGCGGATCAGTGAATCGACGCCCTTCTGCTGGTTGTTGGCGTTGAGGTTGCCCAGGCGGACCTTGACGTCGGGCAGTTCGGCGATGGTCTGCTGCTCGGCGGTGTGGATGCGGCGGCGGGCGCCGTCGTACCAGTAGACGCGCAGCAGGCGGCTGTCCGCGAAGACCGAGCGGGCCCGGTCGATGAGGGCCTCGATCAGGCCCTCGGCGTCGAGGTCGAAGGCCCGGCGGTCCTCGGTGCCGGCGACCAGCCGGCCGGCGGCCGCGTACAGATACCCCGCGTCCACGAAGATCGCGTGGGTGGAGGGCGTCTTCGCCACCTCGGCGAGCATGCGTTCCAGCAGCTCGTTCGTGCGGTCGATGCGGGCGCCCAGGGCGGCCAGGTCGTCGTTCATCGCCTCCATTGTCCCGGTGGTCACGCTGTGGACACAACCGATCCCGGTCGGTCCGGCTCGCGATGCTTACCGGTCGGTAATTAGCCGTTCGAAAAATTTCTTTAGCGTAGGGAATGTTTGTAACATGCAGCTCGTTGACTACCTACGAGACCGGAGACAGCTCCGGCACACCGAGTAGTTCTCCTCAGGAGGATGACCAGACGAAGGGAGAAGCCCATGCGCTTCGAAATCATGCGACTCGACGAGGTCAACGGCACCACCGTGGACAGCACCGTCGTGGACGCCGCCTCCGTCAACCGGATCGTTCAGCAGGCCGCCGCCATCGGACAGCGCCTGTGGATCCGCCCGGCCGAGACCCAGGCCTCGTAACGCTCACGCGTGGCGCGCCACTCAAGCTTTCCGGGGGAGCCGAGCCGACGAGGGCTCAGCTCCCCCGGATCACCTGAGTGATCCCGTTGATGATCTGCTGCACGGCGATCGCGGAGAGCATCATGCCCGCGAGCCGCGTCACCAGCACGACACCGCCGTCCTTGATGACCCGGATGATCAGCAGCGAGTAGCGCATCACCAGCCACAGCACGACATGGATCGCGAGGATCGCGCACCACACCGAGATCTGCGCGGACACGCTGCCGGCCTTCTGCACGGCCAGGATCACGGACACGATCGCACCGGGCCCGGCCAGCAGCGGCATACCCAGGGGGACGAGTGCGACGTTCACGTCCTTGGTCTGCTTCGGCTCGTCGGTCTTGCCGGTGAGCAGGTCCAGCGCGATCAGCAGAAGCAGCAGACCGCCCGAGATCATCAGCGCGGGGACGGAGACGTGCAGATAGTCGAGGATCCGGTGCCCGAGCACACCGAACGTGGCGATGACCCCGCCCGCCACACACACGGCCTGGAAGGCCATGCGCCGCTGCACCTTGGCCGGCCGGCCGGCGGTGAGGGCGAGGAAGATCGGGGTGATCCCTGGGGGATCCATGATGACAAAGAGGGTCAGAAACAGAGAGCCGAAGACAGCGACGTCGAACATGGTGAACCTTGCAGGATGAAGCCACCGCCGTGGGCCGTCGTCGCGCAGGGCGGGACGGACACAGCGGGACGGACGGGCACGGCGGACAGCGCCGAGTGAGCGGAAAGCAGGAGGGGCTGGGCTGAGAGAGGGGCTGGGCTGGAGAGGGGACTGCGTCAGATCCCGCCGGTGCCCGGGACGGGGAACGCCCCGGTGGCCCGTCGCGTGATCTCCCCGTACACCTCGGGGTCGGTCGTGTACGCGCCCAGGGACACGGCCTTGCGGCTGCCGTGGTAGTCCGAGGAGCCCGTGACCAGCAGATCCAGGTCCTTGGCCAGGGCCCGCAGCCGGTCGCGCGCGTCGGCGTCGTGGTCCATGTGATCGACCTCGATGCCGTCCAGGCCGGCCTCGGCCAGCTCCGCGATCCGGGACTCCGGGACCGTACGGCCGCGCTTGGCGGCCGCCGGGTGCGCGAACACACAGACCCCGCCCGCGCTCTTGACCAGCCGGATCGCCTCGAACGGGTCGGTCTCGTGCTTCTCCACGTAGGCCCGGCCGCCGTCGGCCAGCCAGTCCTCGGTGAACGCGTCGCTCACGGTCGGTACGACGCCCAGCTCGACCAGGGCCGTCGCGACATGCGGGCGCCCCACGGAGCCGCCGGCGGCGATCCGCTCGACCTGCTCCCAGGTGACCGGCACGCCCAGCGCGTTGAGCTTGGCGATCATGGCCTGAGCCCGCGGCACCCGGTCGTCCCGCACCAGCTCGCGCTCGGCGAGCAGAGCGGGCTCCTCGGGGTCGAAGAGGTAGGCCAGCAGATGCATCGAGATGCCGTCGACACGGCAGGACAGCTCGGCGCCGGTGACCAGGGTGAGCCCCTCGGGCAGCGCGGCAATCGCCTCGGCGTACCCACGAGTCGTGTCGTGATCGGTCAGCGCGACGACGTCCAGCCCACCGGCGGCGGCATGGCGCACCAGCTCGGCGGGGGTGTCCGTACCGTCGGAGGCCGTGGAGTGACAGTGCAGATCGATGCGCACGCGAACTCCAGGCAGTGACGGACGGAAGGGGACACCTAA contains:
- a CDS encoding TetR/AcrR family transcriptional regulator, coding for MTAIEQTEAARPRGTRLPRRARRNQLLGAAQEVFVAQGYHAAAMDDIAERAGVSKPVLYQHFPGKLDLYLALLDQHCEALIQSVRGALASTTDNKQRVRATMDAYFAYVEDDGGAFRLVFESDLTNEPAVRERVDKVTNDCAEAICEVIAEDTGLSRAESMLLASGLGGLAQVVARSWLHSDRSVPRDQAVQLLASLAWRGIAGFPLHGTQHH
- a CDS encoding NYN domain-containing protein; translated protein: MNDDLAALGARIDRTNELLERMLAEVAKTPSTHAIFVDAGYLYAAAGRLVAGTEDRRAFDLDAEGLIEALIDRARSVFADSRLLRVYWYDGARRRIHTAEQQTIAELPDVKVRLGNLNANNQQKGVDSLIRSDLESLARHRAISDAALLGGDEDLVSAVEAAQGYGARVHLWGIEAPEGRNQAEPLLWEVDSQRTLDLDFFKPYVSRRTAAAYEATTGTRPTRENVRFVGAQIAAKWLAARGRESLADLLPGHPYLPGSVDQDLLVEAEGLLQYSLRGQADLRRALRDGFWDHLQGQY
- a CDS encoding alpha/beta hydrolase produces the protein MSRPATFVPPPGARAYSLGTVRGEFAVVDSPVADGVEPRGVALLLPGFTGSKEDFNPLHVPLARRGYRTVAVDGRGQYESDGPDADESAYAQRELARDVVAQAEALGRPVHLLGHSLGGQISRAAVLLDHAPFRSLTLMASGPAQISESQQQRVKLLRDALAVMSMADVWDAIQAMETPEETETAALDDGLDDRDDLRRRWLGTKSAQLLATGRQLCTEPDRVAELAAVPLPFHVLSGARDDTWPLPLLDDMALRLRARRTVIEDAEHSPNTDQPLATARAIADFWDTAAVERR
- a CDS encoding PHP domain-containing protein, which encodes MRIDLHCHSTASDGTDTPAELVRHAAAGGLDVVALTDHDTTRGYAEAIAALPEGLTLVTGAELSCRVDGISMHLLAYLFDPEEPALLAERELVRDDRVPRAQAMIAKLNALGVPVTWEQVERIAAGGSVGRPHVATALVELGVVPTVSDAFTEDWLADGGRAYVEKHETDPFEAIRLVKSAGGVCVFAHPAAAKRGRTVPESRIAELAEAGLDGIEVDHMDHDADARDRLRALAKDLDLLVTGSSDYHGSRKAVSLGAYTTDPEVYGEITRRATGAFPVPGTGGI
- a CDS encoding MarC family protein codes for the protein MFDVAVFGSLFLTLFVIMDPPGITPIFLALTAGRPAKVQRRMAFQAVCVAGGVIATFGVLGHRILDYLHVSVPALMISGGLLLLLIALDLLTGKTDEPKQTKDVNVALVPLGMPLLAGPGAIVSVILAVQKAGSVSAQISVWCAILAIHVVLWLVMRYSLLIIRVIKDGGVVLVTRLAGMMLSAIAVQQIINGITQVIRGS
- a CDS encoding DUF3107 domain-containing protein; its protein translation is MEVKIGVQYAPREIVLESGQSVEEVERLVSDALSGKTQLLSLQDEKGRKVLVPTDRLAYVEIGEPTVRKVGFGAL
- a CDS encoding DEAD/DEAH box helicase, with translation MTLPVALSGTDVIGQAKTGTGKTLGFGLPLLERVTVPADVEAGRAAPEALTDAPQALVVVPTRELCTQVTNDLLTAGKVRNVRVTAIYGGRAYEPQVEALKKGVDVIVGTPGRLLDLAGQKKLNLKHVKCLVLDEADEMLDLGFLPDVEKIIDMLPVKRQTMLFSATMPGAVIGLARRYMSRPTHIRATAPDDEGATVANIKQFVYRAHNMDKPEMVARILQAEGRGLAMIFCRTKRTAADIAEQLQRRGFASGAVHGDLGQGAREQALRAFRNGKVDVLVCTDVAARGIDVEGVTHVINYQSPEDEKTYLHRVGRTGRAGAKGTAITFVDWDDIPRWQLINKALELDFNDPVETYSSSPHLFSDLDIPAGTKGVLPRSERTRAGLEAEELEDLGETGGRGARGRGGRGERGGRGGRAESGAASAEREGPSRTPRRRRRTRGGTPLDATTDATTAPTPVAESGPADESPTAPRALRRRRRTRGGVTPQPVPATEAADSAVETVDTVEAPALPDAPEKPRRRRTRKSAEPTVTAPVETVVEPAAEPVAETTVTVTEAVAASDTATVEAPEAKPRRRTRKTSAETAVATAESTENTDEATPAPKPRRTRKTAAAAEAAVDTAEATETKPRRTRKTAAAAEAPEAPEAEAKPRRTRKTAAAAEAAVDTAEATEAKPRRTRKTAAAAEAPEATEAEAKPRRTRKTAATAAVDTAEGTEAKPRRTRKTAAAAEAPEAEAKPRRTRKSTAAAEATDTAEATEAKPRRTRKTAAAAEAPEAEAKPRRTRKTAAAVTDVDGAAEVAVPKVRRTRKAVAETAGAEIPAQATEEPEAKPRRRTRKAAAAVEVTEG
- a CDS encoding ferritin-like fold-containing protein — protein: MTSSDKPENDSAAPTGVAAQDWAQASADPHYRAAVVDLLGALAYGELAAFERLAEDAKLAPTLADKAELAKMASAEFHHFERLRDRLTEVGEEPTAAMDPFVAALDGFHKQTAPSDWLEGLVKAYVGDSIASDFYREVAARLDSDTRELVLAVLDDTGHAEFAVEKVRAAIDADPRVGGRLALWARRLMGEALSQSQRVVADRDALSTMLVGGVADGFDLAEVGRMFSRITEAHTKRMAALGLAA